Part of the Salirhabdus salicampi genome is shown below.
CCTCTGATTAAAAGTCAGATGCTCTACCGACTGAGCTAATGGCTCATATAAAATGGCTGGGCCAGCTGGATTCGAACCAGCGCATCACGGGACCAAAACCCGTTGCCTTACCGCTTGGCTATGGCCCAACAATAAAATGGCGGTCCGGACGGGACTCGAACCCGCGACCTCCTGCGTGACAGGCAGGCATTCTAACCAACTGAACTACCGGACCTAAAAAGGGACTTTCTATTATTTAATTAAATAGTAGAAAACATAAAAAATGACCCGTACGGGATTCGAACCCGTGTTACCGCCGTGAAAGGGCGGTGTCTTAACCACTTGACCAACGGGCCATTGTAAAAATGGCGGAGAAGGAGGGATTTGAACCCTCGCGCCGCTCACGCGACCTACACCCTTAGCAGGGGCGCCCCTTCAGCCACTTGGGTACTTCTCCATATGGCTCCACCGGCAGGATTCGAACCTGCGACCAATCGGTTAACAGCCGATTGCTCTACCACTGAGCTACGGTGGAATATTGTTTAATCAAAACTGCGACGCTAAACATAATACAACATTGTGAAGCTGATGTCAAATCTTTTTTTGAAAGTTTTTGTTGATATGTTTATTTCGTCATCGGCTTATATAATTTAACATGATAGTACATTTTCGTCAACATTTTTTTATACCTTTTTTAATCTTCCTTTACATTTCCCGCATCCATACCTTCTTGTATTTACTTGACGCTTCCTACTATATATATGGCCACAAGAGATACATTGGTATCGAAGAGTATCGTTTTTCTTCATGGATGGTAGTGGACGACAAAATCTTGGTGAGTTCGTTTTCCGTAAGAGCTCCTTAAATTCCGGATCGCGGTGCTGATATCCTTTACCTTCCACGTGCAAGTGGTAGTGACAAAGTTCATGCTTGATGATCCCAATTACTTCGTCCATTCCGATTTCCTCTAAATATTTCGGGTTAATTTCTATTGTTCTTTCCTTCGGTATATAGCGCCCACCAGTCGTCCTCAATCGGCCATTAAAACGCGCATTGTCTGGAAATGGCTTCTCAAAATCTTGCAGGGAAACTGTTTTGACGAGCTGTAACAATTGTTCATTAGTCATATTTTTCTCCATCATAAAATACGTTATTTATTAACCATTTTATAAATCAATCCTGTTAAAAACAAGTATTTTATGTATGGACGCACTATTTTATCCTTTCCAAATGATGTGCTATTTAAAAGGTTAAATACAGGTAAACATATAAAAAACTCCCCAACTAAGGGGAGTAAAAGAACCTTTTTCATTTCCCGACATAAAATTAAAGTAAGTCAGAGAAAGATCTGGAGGGATTTTATGCCTCGTTGGTTAAAACGGCAAATTCAAATGGCTTTTCGATCCAAAAACTTATATCAAATTAGATTATTAAATCAATGTTGGTTCTTTTATCAAGAGCGGATCCCTAAAAATTCATCATGATGAACTACCTGGTTGAATCATCGTCAGTGCGATTCGCTCTCTTTTCACATCAACATCATCGACCCAGACTGTCACAATATCACCTACAGCAACTATGTCCAGCGGATGTTTTACATATTGATTAGACAACTTGGAAATATGGACAAGGCCATCTTGTTTTACGCCAATATCTACGAAGGCACCAAAGTCTACAACATTTCTCACAGTTCCTTGTAATTCCATTCCCTGCTGTAAATCTTCCATTGTTAAAACATCTTGCTTTAATAATGGTTTTGCTAATTCATCACGTGGATCCCGTTCTGGCTTTTCTAATGCT
Proteins encoded:
- a CDS encoding SprT family protein, whose translation is MTNEQLLQLVKTVSLQDFEKPFPDNARFNGRLRTTGGRYIPKERTIEINPKYLEEIGMDEVIGIIKHELCHYHLHVEGKGYQHRDPEFKELLRKTNSPRFCRPLPSMKKNDTLRYQCISCGHIYSRKRQVNTRRYGCGKCKGRLKKV
- the cmpA gene encoding cortex morphogenetic protein CmpA encodes the protein MPRWLKRQIQMAFRSKNLYQIRLLNQCWFFYQERIPKNSS